DNA from Desulfatiglans anilini DSM 4660:
CCTTATATGCTGCAAAACCATGGGATAAGCTCAAGCAAAAAAAAAAGTAGTCCGTGCTAGAACAGGAGCTAGAGGAAAAGCATTTGCAGATAACGGTGTCCGTCATATCGGGAGTAAGCTACCTTCAATTAAATTACAAAATTTAGATTTTATTGCGACGATACGTGCCGCGACCCCGTACCAAAAGGAAAGAGAAGGTGGCGAAAACGCTGATACACTTATCATTAAAATGGAAGACATAAGGGAAAAAGCAAGAAAGAAGATGCTTCCTTTTGCGACTGTTTTAGTTATTGATTCAAGTGGATCGATTAGTCAAGAGAAAATGGAGCGATTAAAAGGTGCTGCTCTATCTTTTATTAGGGAAGGCTACCTTAAGCGCGATAAGATCGGCTTAATAACTTTTAGAAACCATCGAGCAGAGCAATTAATGCCAATTTGTTCAAGAGCATATTCAAAACAGGCGGAAAGATACATAGAGGGTCTGCCTTCTGGTGGTGGTACGCCTTTGGCTTCTGGTTTAATCGAAGCTCTTCACCTTTTAGTAAATGAAAAAAGGAAGTGTAAAGGAGTAATTCCCATCATCATGTTATTGTCTGATGGTAAAGCAAATATTCCGACCAGCAATAAAAGACCTGTTTTTGATGAAATAAAATTAATTCTTAAAAAACTATCATGGGAAAAGGTTTTTCTGATTTTTGTCGATACTGATTTGGATGATGATATGGGTGTATCTAATACAAGTTATGCGACAATACGCAATCTATTAAAACGCGAAGCATGGCTGTCACTTTCAATATACAATTACGAAGGGTAGCTTTTCTCATGGTTAGTTTTTGTATATACAGAAATGACTTTCTGGTAAAGCCAG
Protein-coding regions in this window:
- a CDS encoding VWA domain-containing protein; translation: MEDIREKARKKMLPFATVLVIDSSGSISQEKMERLKGAALSFIREGYLKRDKIGLITFRNHRAEQLMPICSRAYSKQAERYIEGLPSGGGTPLASGLIEALHLLVNEKRKCKGVIPIIMLLSDGKANIPTSNKRPVFDEIKLILKKLSWEKVFLIFVDTDLDDDMGVSNTSYATIRNLLKREAWLSLSIYNYEG